In Halopseudomonas nanhaiensis, a single window of DNA contains:
- the purM gene encoding phosphoribosylformylglycinamidine cyclo-ligase, with protein MSNQSPSKPSISYKDAGVDIDAGNALVDRIKHVAKRTSRPEVMGGLGGFGALCEIPAGYRQPVLVSGTDGVGTKLRLAMDLNKHDSIGIDLVAMCVNDLVVCGAEPLFFLDYYATGKLNVDVAAQVVEGIGRGCELAGCALVGGETAEMPGMYEGDDYDLAGFCVGVVEKSDIIDGSKVGAGDVLIALPSSGPHSNGYSLIRKIIEVSKVDIQSVSLDGQPLTELLMAPTRIYVKALLQLIKQTGAVKAMAHITGGGLLENIPRVLPEGAIASIDLSSWERPAVFDWLQAQGNVDEKEMHRVLNCGVGMVICVAADQAQTALQALTQAGEQPWIIGEIHSGADSDEAVILRNGR; from the coding sequence ATGAGCAACCAGTCCCCGTCCAAACCCTCCATCAGCTACAAGGACGCCGGTGTCGATATCGATGCCGGCAACGCCCTGGTCGATCGCATCAAGCACGTCGCCAAGCGTACCTCGCGGCCGGAAGTCATGGGCGGGCTGGGCGGGTTCGGTGCGTTATGTGAAATTCCGGCAGGCTACCGGCAGCCGGTGCTGGTATCGGGTACCGATGGTGTCGGCACCAAGCTGCGCCTGGCGATGGATCTGAACAAGCATGACAGCATCGGCATCGATCTGGTGGCCATGTGTGTCAACGATCTGGTGGTCTGCGGCGCCGAGCCGCTGTTCTTCCTCGATTACTACGCCACCGGCAAACTCAACGTGGACGTGGCCGCGCAGGTGGTGGAAGGCATCGGTCGCGGTTGTGAGCTGGCCGGGTGCGCGCTGGTTGGCGGCGAAACCGCCGAGATGCCCGGGATGTACGAAGGCGACGACTACGATCTGGCCGGCTTTTGTGTGGGCGTGGTCGAGAAATCCGACATCATCGATGGCAGCAAGGTAGGCGCGGGCGACGTGCTGATTGCCCTGCCCTCCTCAGGCCCGCATTCCAACGGCTATTCGCTGATTCGCAAGATCATCGAAGTCTCGAAGGTGGACATTCAGTCCGTCTCGCTCGACGGGCAGCCGCTTACCGAATTGCTGATGGCTCCTACGCGGATCTACGTAAAGGCCTTGTTGCAACTGATCAAACAGACGGGCGCGGTCAAGGCGATGGCGCATATCACCGGCGGCGGTCTGCTGGAAAACATCCCGCGGGTTCTCCCTGAGGGCGCGATTGCCAGCATCGACCTGTCCAGCTGGGAGCGTCCTGCGGTGTTCGACTGGCTGCAGGCCCAGGGCAATGTTGACGAGAAGGAAATGCACCGCGTACTGAACTGCGGCGTAGGCATGGTCATTTGCGTCGCTGCGGATCAGGCCCAGACAGCCCTCCAGGCCCTGACCCAGGCGGGGGAACAGCCATGGATCATTGGCGAGATTCACTCTGGAGCCGATTCGGACGAAGCGGTCATCCTGCGCAACGGTCGCTGA
- a CDS encoding DUF3108 domain-containing protein has translation MPERRNHRFASRPVRWTLLLPLLLSSALTMAQDLVPFTASYAADMRKIPVNGEATHSLTRAEDGKWRLDFSAGMFVARLSEKSVLRVEDDAIVPLTYRYQRRGLGRGRETLQFFDWESGVVTGEHKGEPFTLPTEPGLLDQTTYQLALQRDLAAGKQDMTYRVVDGDDIDEYRFRVVGEDRVTTRVGQFDTIEVERVREPDSKRETTLWFAKDWQYLLVRLNQIETDGQEYQIVLKDAVVDGEPVTGIPVGAQ, from the coding sequence ATGCCTGAGCGCCGCAATCACCGTTTTGCAAGCCGTCCGGTGCGCTGGACTCTGTTGTTACCCCTTCTACTGAGCAGCGCCCTGACCATGGCGCAGGATCTCGTCCCCTTCACCGCCAGCTACGCCGCCGACATGCGCAAGATTCCGGTAAATGGGGAAGCCACACACAGCCTTACACGTGCGGAAGACGGCAAATGGCGCCTCGACTTCAGCGCCGGCATGTTTGTCGCACGTCTCAGCGAGAAGAGCGTCCTGCGTGTCGAGGATGACGCCATCGTGCCGTTGACCTATCGCTATCAGCGGCGGGGTCTGGGCCGGGGGCGTGAAACGCTGCAATTCTTCGACTGGGAATCAGGCGTCGTGACCGGCGAACACAAGGGCGAGCCGTTCACGCTCCCCACGGAACCCGGTCTCCTCGATCAGACCACCTATCAGCTTGCGCTGCAGCGTGACCTGGCCGCTGGCAAGCAGGATATGACCTATCGCGTCGTCGACGGCGATGACATCGACGAATATCGCTTTCGCGTGGTAGGTGAAGACCGCGTGACTACGCGCGTCGGACAATTCGATACCATCGAGGTCGAGCGGGTTCGCGAACCGGACTCGAAGCGGGAAACGACCCTGTGGTTTGCCAAGGACTGGCAATATCTGCTCGTGCGCCTGAATCAGATCGAAACCGACGGACAGGAATACCAGATCGTGCTCAAGGATGCGGTGGTCGACGGTGAACCGGTTACAGGCATTCCGGTCGGCGCCCAGTAA
- the hda gene encoding DnaA regulatory inactivator Hda, whose product MGYGQPVQLPLGIKLRDEATFASFHVGPNVAAVAAVRALTTPADVTVSQVYLWGAPGSGRSHLLQAACHEAAGVGALAMYLPLREILAHDQSIFEGMEQFDLLCLDQLEVLAGDEAWEEALFHLYNRLVEQGGKLLLAADASPRTLGIGLPDLASRLGWGVVFQLHSLDDEDKQQMLQLRASLRGLQLSDEVARYILSRGARGMGELFAVLERLDQASLQAQHRLTIPFVKRVMGW is encoded by the coding sequence ATGGGATACGGCCAACCCGTTCAGCTGCCTCTGGGAATCAAGCTTCGTGACGAAGCGACCTTCGCCAGTTTTCATGTCGGTCCGAATGTGGCCGCCGTGGCCGCTGTCCGCGCGTTGACCACCCCTGCCGACGTTACGGTGTCGCAGGTTTATCTTTGGGGCGCGCCGGGAAGCGGTCGTTCGCATCTGCTTCAGGCAGCCTGCCATGAGGCGGCCGGCGTCGGTGCGCTGGCGATGTACCTGCCGCTGCGAGAGATTCTTGCTCACGATCAGAGCATCTTCGAGGGGATGGAGCAGTTCGATCTTCTATGCCTGGATCAACTGGAGGTGCTTGCCGGTGACGAGGCGTGGGAGGAGGCGCTGTTCCATTTGTACAATCGGCTCGTCGAGCAGGGCGGCAAGCTGCTGCTCGCCGCTGATGCGTCGCCCCGGACACTCGGGATCGGGCTGCCGGATCTGGCGTCGCGGCTCGGTTGGGGCGTGGTGTTCCAGCTGCACTCACTCGACGATGAGGACAAGCAGCAGATGCTTCAACTGCGCGCGTCACTGCGAGGTCTGCAGCTGTCCGACGAGGTGGCGCGCTACATTCTCAGCCGCGGCGCGCGCGGAATGGGCGAGCTGTTCGCCGTCCTGGAACGGCTCGATCAGGCCTCTCTGCAGGCCCAGCACCGCTTGACGATCCCGTTCGTCAAGCGGGTGATGGGCTGGTGA
- a CDS encoding 3-hydroxyacyl-CoA dehydrogenase, with product MASFENIKRVGVIGAGTMGRGIVMNFINAGYPVTWLDVNAEMLEKGVDEIRNVYKRSVAQQRFDEAEAKARVDRVSTTQQYNDLNDMDLVVEAVYENMDLKKKIFADLDKAVKQGAILATNTSYLDIDEIASATQRPSQVLGLHFFSPAHIMKLLEVVRGKATAQDVMDTCLAVGKKIGKEAVLAGNCHGFIGNRMLEKYSRQARLLMLEGATPWQIDTALQGFGMAMGPYRMYDVVGVDLGWRSRQLAGVGRGEPVVWLDNKLCEMERFGQKSGHGFYKYEPGSRQAIHDPETDMMAREVAEEAGYTQRDIGDDEIVERCILALVNEGARILDEGFAESAEDIDRVYRFGYGFPAERGGPMAYADSLGLDKVLAKIREFEADQGEFWKPAAGLVKRAEAGERFTRS from the coding sequence ATGGCTTCGTTCGAGAATATCAAGCGTGTCGGCGTTATCGGCGCCGGTACCATGGGTCGCGGTATCGTCATGAACTTCATCAACGCCGGCTACCCGGTGACCTGGCTCGACGTCAATGCGGAAATGCTGGAGAAGGGCGTCGATGAGATTCGTAACGTCTACAAGCGCTCGGTAGCTCAGCAGCGCTTCGACGAGGCCGAAGCCAAGGCACGTGTCGACCGCGTAAGCACTACCCAGCAGTACAACGATCTGAATGACATGGATCTGGTGGTGGAAGCCGTCTACGAAAACATGGATCTGAAAAAGAAGATTTTCGCGGATCTGGACAAGGCGGTGAAGCAGGGAGCGATCCTTGCTACCAACACCTCCTATCTGGACATCGACGAAATAGCGTCTGCTACCCAGCGTCCGTCGCAGGTACTCGGTCTGCACTTCTTCAGCCCCGCGCACATCATGAAGTTGCTGGAAGTGGTGCGCGGCAAGGCCACTGCGCAGGATGTGATGGATACCTGCCTGGCTGTCGGCAAGAAGATCGGCAAGGAAGCAGTCCTGGCCGGCAACTGCCACGGTTTCATCGGCAACCGCATGCTGGAAAAGTACTCCCGTCAGGCGCGCCTGCTGATGCTCGAGGGCGCCACACCATGGCAGATCGATACAGCGCTGCAGGGTTTCGGCATGGCCATGGGTCCATATCGCATGTACGACGTTGTCGGTGTCGACCTTGGCTGGCGCTCGCGCCAACTGGCCGGCGTCGGCCGCGGCGAGCCTGTCGTATGGCTCGACAACAAGCTGTGCGAGATGGAGCGCTTCGGTCAGAAGAGCGGCCACGGCTTCTACAAGTACGAACCGGGCAGCCGTCAGGCGATTCATGATCCGGAAACCGACATGATGGCCCGCGAGGTTGCCGAGGAAGCCGGCTACACGCAGCGCGATATCGGTGATGACGAGATCGTCGAACGCTGCATCCTGGCACTGGTCAACGAAGGCGCGCGCATTCTGGATGAAGGTTTCGCTGAGAGCGCCGAGGATATCGACCGGGTCTATCGCTTCGGTTACGGCTTTCCCGCTGAGCGCGGTGGTCCGATGGCCTACGCCGACAGCCTGGGTCTGGATAAGGTCCTGGCGAAGATTCGCGAGTTCGAAGCCGACCAGGGTGAGTTCTGGAAGCCGGCGGCGGGTCTGGTCAAGCGTGCCGAAGCGGGCGAGCGTTTCACCAGGTCCTGA
- a CDS encoding endonuclease yields MYRPGRRTFAGALVCVLLAFTSLLDAAPASFEAAKVLARQQVWHDRNQTGSFYCGCDWEWAGRSGGRVNLESCGYVIRAQVNRAVRIEWEHIVPASLFGQQRLCWQQGGRPNCKRVDPLFNLMEADLHNLAPAIGEANADRSNYRFAMLPDTPYNHGQCPIKISFIQRAVEPRDEIKGLIARVYFYMHDRYDLRLSRQQEQLLMAWNLRYPPDAWELERDRRITAIMGHGNAFVRGERAWLPGHRNTAEGVRRGSPAQVSNEAARRPVIGNSRSRVYHLPKGCPSYSSVSAGNRIAFNEEAQAIREGYRKAGNCR; encoded by the coding sequence ATGTATCGACCAGGTAGACGTACCTTTGCAGGCGCGCTCGTGTGCGTCCTGCTTGCATTCACCTCACTGCTTGACGCTGCGCCCGCCTCCTTCGAAGCGGCCAAGGTGCTCGCTCGCCAGCAGGTATGGCACGACCGCAATCAGACCGGCAGCTTCTATTGCGGTTGCGACTGGGAGTGGGCCGGGCGCTCCGGTGGGCGCGTGAACCTGGAAAGTTGCGGCTATGTGATTCGCGCCCAGGTCAACCGCGCCGTGCGTATCGAGTGGGAGCACATCGTTCCTGCTTCCCTGTTTGGCCAGCAACGACTGTGTTGGCAGCAAGGCGGCCGCCCCAACTGCAAGCGGGTCGATCCGCTGTTCAATCTCATGGAAGCTGACTTGCACAACCTCGCACCCGCCATTGGCGAGGCGAATGCCGATCGAAGCAACTATCGCTTCGCGATGCTTCCTGATACGCCCTACAACCACGGCCAGTGCCCGATAAAGATCTCGTTCATACAGCGCGCGGTCGAACCGCGTGACGAGATCAAGGGGCTCATCGCGCGGGTCTATTTCTACATGCATGATCGTTACGATCTGCGCCTGTCGCGTCAGCAGGAACAGCTGTTGATGGCGTGGAATCTACGCTACCCGCCGGACGCTTGGGAGCTTGAGCGAGATCGGCGGATCACAGCAATCATGGGCCATGGGAATGCGTTCGTGCGCGGCGAACGGGCCTGGCTACCGGGGCATCGCAACACGGCAGAAGGCGTGCGGCGCGGCAGCCCGGCGCAAGTATCCAACGAAGCGGCCCGGCGCCCGGTGATCGGCAACAGCCGCAGTCGGGTTTATCACCTGCCAAAGGGGTGTCCGAGCTATTCCAGCGTCAGTGCCGGCAATCGCATAGCTTTCAACGAAGAGGCGCAAGCCATTCGCGAGGGATATCGCAAGGCGGGGAACTGCAGGTAG
- the purN gene encoding phosphoribosylglycinamide formyltransferase — protein MSCRVVVLISGSGSNLQALMDQADPELCQIVAVVSNRPGVLGLERARRQGIETAVLDHTGYADRDSFDRALVTLIDGYRPDLVILAGFMRILTPAFVAHYHARLLNIHPSLLPKYKGLNTHRRALEAGDQEHGATVHFVTEELDGGPLILQSAIPIVAGDTPEALAARVQQREHLLYPRVMNWFAAGRLQLHNGRACLDGDPIGPNGLRLENTEFDMREMPDA, from the coding sequence GTGAGCTGTCGCGTCGTTGTACTGATTTCCGGATCCGGTAGTAATCTTCAGGCGCTGATGGACCAGGCCGATCCCGAGCTGTGCCAGATTGTCGCCGTCGTCTCCAACCGCCCCGGGGTGCTGGGGCTCGAGCGCGCACGCCGTCAAGGGATCGAGACAGCCGTACTCGATCACACCGGCTATGCCGATCGCGACAGCTTCGACCGGGCGCTGGTCACACTGATTGATGGCTACCGTCCGGATCTGGTCATTCTCGCGGGCTTCATGCGCATCCTTACCCCCGCTTTCGTCGCGCATTATCATGCCCGGCTATTGAACATCCATCCGTCGCTGTTGCCGAAATACAAGGGCCTGAACACCCATCGGCGCGCGCTCGAAGCCGGCGACCAGGAACATGGAGCCACTGTTCACTTCGTTACCGAAGAACTGGATGGTGGTCCCCTGATCCTGCAGTCAGCCATTCCGATCGTAGCCGGGGACACGCCCGAAGCTCTGGCCGCCCGGGTGCAACAGCGAGAACATCTGCTATATCCCCGAGTGATGAACTGGTTCGCCGCTGGCCGACTACAATTGCATAACGGTCGCGCTTGTCTGGATGGTGACCCCATCGGCCCGAACGGTTTAAGGCTGGAAAACACGGAATTCGACATGCGAGAGATGCCCGATGCCTGA
- a CDS encoding DUF2066 domain-containing protein, producing the protein MPVMRHLLSVFLLPAALASTCVSAAVVEGFYRVELPQDEEKGRDEVIREGVQVMLTRLAGERVERNAASFSRALDDPRSLMRRIANTERGTVTMDFEPAVLREVLSSGGSPMLGRNRPGVLVWAVDAQSLGDEMVGQDSQWADVLRRAAEHRAVPLSFPLADLEDRGRVSESSIRQADDDALASASERYAPEGILAVGARSDDNETELSWTFWLNQQEYSGAEKAEDPAVAADNLMKAVAAAIFDQYAVAASGSELSRWTIVVDEVGTLAEFAGIQRMIQQLGANSSPQLLSVEGDKVTFRLAFPDDEAQLERMLALDHRMQRTEAPPVEPEPPAEPAPLPDIEEMAPEGDVEVTEPAQATSDDPLAQPQADLPDASPAPSRPQPDPNTLYYRWR; encoded by the coding sequence ATGCCTGTGATGCGTCATCTCCTCTCGGTCTTCCTGCTTCCAGCTGCGCTGGCGTCCACCTGTGTCTCGGCCGCGGTGGTGGAAGGGTTTTATCGCGTCGAACTTCCACAGGATGAGGAAAAGGGTCGTGACGAAGTCATTCGCGAGGGCGTTCAGGTCATGCTGACGCGCCTGGCGGGTGAGCGCGTCGAGCGCAATGCGGCTTCGTTTTCACGTGCGCTGGATGACCCTCGCAGCCTGATGCGGCGGATCGCCAATACTGAGCGTGGCACGGTTACGATGGATTTCGAGCCGGCGGTACTGCGCGAGGTCCTGTCCAGCGGTGGTTCACCCATGCTCGGACGCAACCGTCCGGGTGTGTTGGTATGGGCGGTAGATGCCCAGTCGCTTGGAGACGAGATGGTCGGACAGGACAGCCAGTGGGCCGACGTGCTGCGCCGGGCTGCCGAGCATAGGGCCGTGCCGCTCAGCTTCCCGCTGGCCGATCTGGAAGATCGTGGCCGTGTCAGCGAGTCGTCGATTCGCCAGGCTGATGATGACGCACTGGCTAGTGCCAGCGAACGCTACGCGCCGGAGGGAATTCTGGCTGTGGGCGCCCGGTCGGACGACAACGAGACTGAACTGAGCTGGACCTTCTGGCTGAACCAGCAGGAATACTCTGGCGCGGAGAAAGCCGAAGATCCAGCGGTTGCCGCCGACAACCTGATGAAGGCAGTGGCAGCCGCGATCTTCGATCAGTATGCAGTGGCGGCCAGCGGCAGCGAGTTGAGTCGCTGGACGATCGTGGTGGACGAGGTGGGGACGCTGGCGGAGTTCGCCGGAATACAACGCATGATTCAGCAGCTCGGCGCAAACAGTTCACCGCAGCTGCTGTCGGTTGAGGGCGACAAGGTCACTTTCCGACTTGCATTCCCGGATGACGAAGCGCAGTTGGAGCGGATGCTTGCGCTGGATCACCGTATGCAGCGCACCGAAGCGCCGCCTGTCGAGCCCGAGCCGCCGGCCGAACCCGCACCGTTGCCTGACATCGAAGAGATGGCGCCAGAGGGTGATGTAGAGGTAACGGAACCGGCGCAAGCGACGAGCGACGACCCGTTGGCGCAGCCGCAAGCGGATCTGCCTGACGCGTCGCCTGCGCCGAGCCGCCCGCAACCAGACCCGAATACCCTCTACTACCGCTGGCGCTGA
- a CDS encoding AI-2E family transporter translates to MNADYRWYWVAGLAALVAALYFLSPILSPFLIGMLLAYLGDPLADRLERLGLSRIMAVVVVFAIGTGVLVLSIVILVPLLGNQIAWLRDQIPAMIDWINHVALPWVEVRTGVSTDDFRLDTVRDTIRDNLSSTGGILGMILAQATRSTMALITWMVNLFMIPVVGFYLLRDFDYIVARCRSLLPRDQEPMIVSLVRECDVVLGAFIRGQLLVMLCLGILYSLGLWLVGLDLALLIGMVAGLASIVPYLGFAVGAGAALVAAAFQFGDVFHLVMVIVAFSVVQTLESIIITPLLVGDRIGLHPVAVIFAVLAGGQLFGFVGILVALPVAAIVMVLVRHANRRYKASEAYRVSTDGDDIITDIDEVKQD, encoded by the coding sequence ATGAACGCCGACTACCGTTGGTACTGGGTTGCCGGATTGGCTGCGCTGGTCGCCGCGCTGTATTTCCTGAGTCCGATCCTTTCGCCGTTCCTGATCGGCATGTTGCTCGCTTACCTCGGCGACCCGCTGGCCGATCGCCTGGAACGGCTCGGCCTGTCTCGAATAATGGCGGTGGTGGTCGTGTTCGCCATCGGTACCGGCGTTCTGGTGCTGAGCATCGTCATTCTGGTTCCGCTTCTCGGCAACCAGATTGCCTGGCTGCGTGACCAGATACCGGCCATGATCGACTGGATCAATCACGTCGCGCTGCCCTGGGTCGAGGTTCGCACCGGCGTCTCGACGGACGATTTCCGCCTGGATACGGTGCGCGACACCATCCGTGACAATCTCAGCAGCACTGGCGGGATCCTCGGGATGATCCTCGCACAGGCTACCCGATCAACCATGGCGCTGATCACCTGGATGGTGAACCTGTTCATGATCCCGGTCGTCGGGTTCTATCTGCTGCGGGACTTCGACTATATCGTTGCCCGCTGCCGCAGCCTGCTGCCACGGGATCAGGAGCCGATGATCGTTTCCCTGGTCAGGGAGTGCGATGTCGTTCTTGGCGCCTTCATTCGTGGGCAACTGTTGGTCATGCTGTGTCTGGGCATTCTGTACTCGCTGGGTCTGTGGCTGGTTGGCCTGGATCTGGCGCTGTTGATCGGCATGGTGGCTGGTCTCGCCAGCATCGTTCCCTACCTGGGCTTTGCCGTGGGTGCCGGGGCGGCGCTTGTCGCTGCGGCGTTCCAGTTCGGCGATGTGTTTCATCTGGTGATGGTCATCGTGGCGTTCAGCGTGGTGCAGACCCTCGAAAGCATAATCATCACGCCGCTGCTGGTTGGCGACCGGATCGGCCTGCATCCGGTCGCGGTGATTTTCGCAGTGCTTGCCGGCGGGCAGCTGTTCGGCTTCGTCGGTATCCTCGTGGCGTTGCCCGTCGCCGCGATCGTCATGGTCCTGGTGCGGCACGCGAATCGGCGCTACAAGGCCTCTGAAGCCTACCGAGTGTCGACCGACGGTGACGACATCATCACCGATATCGACGAAGTGAAGCAGGACTGA
- a CDS encoding MHYT domain-containing protein — translation MSGSHNGALVCLSILIAITAAFTALDLATRARVAVGSARHVWLATAALAMGGGIWAMHFVGMLAFTISGLEVHYDFQLTLMSLLVAIAVTAIAFAAVLRNGSGLTTLLPGGLFMGLGIGAMHYLGMAAMTMHAHLSYHGDWVVVSLAIAIGASTVALWLSARAAGVAVRLIAAVAMGFAISGMHYSAMHGAIFEMVDGTLPVPDSNSFDLFALALAVIASTFLILFLALIAAMYDRRLASMSERETQALRQSEERFRSLYSRTPLPLYQLDGAGRLRYVSESWLELMGFEHEQVIGRRLSEFMTEVSAHKAIHDDWPHLLDTGVIHDAEYQMVTAHGTLIDVLASGRVERDHTGFIVLGGLNNVTERRLAEQALRQAQKLEAIGKLTGGVAHDFNNLLAVVVGNLELLQKRLGGDARARSLIENAVQGAKRGVTLTQRMLAFARKQELRPVPVSLADLLEGMSDLLQRSVGPTVHIEMQVPRDLPNAFVDANQLELVLINLVVNSRDAMPDGGTVRIGAGFVRQAVSSIAPVNHEFICLTVRDNGTGMDADELARATEPFFTTKGIGKGTGLGLSMAQGLAEQSGGRLVLQSEPGQGTTVELWLPVATAQQSVAAKDDALDTAPDSLGPPAPLNILVVDDDSLVLANTAAMLEDLGHVVQLASSAITALALIRAGRSPDLVITDEAMPSMSGSRLAAILETERPTLAVLLVSGFAEFHGGLPDTLPRLAKPFTQVELSRAVNDTVRIKSNSLPIQ, via the coding sequence ATGTCTGGATCCCATAACGGCGCTCTGGTCTGTCTATCCATCCTGATCGCCATTACGGCTGCCTTCACTGCGCTAGACCTCGCAACGCGTGCGCGGGTCGCCGTGGGCTCGGCTCGCCATGTCTGGCTGGCCACGGCTGCGCTGGCAATGGGGGGTGGGATCTGGGCCATGCACTTCGTCGGCATGCTGGCCTTCACCATTTCCGGTCTGGAGGTGCATTACGACTTTCAGCTCACGCTGATGTCGTTGCTGGTCGCCATTGCCGTTACCGCGATTGCCTTCGCTGCGGTCTTGCGCAACGGATCGGGGCTGACTACATTGCTGCCGGGCGGGCTGTTCATGGGCCTGGGCATCGGCGCCATGCACTATCTGGGTATGGCGGCGATGACCATGCATGCTCATCTGAGCTACCACGGCGACTGGGTGGTGGTATCGCTCGCCATTGCCATCGGCGCCTCGACGGTCGCTCTTTGGCTGTCGGCGCGCGCTGCAGGTGTGGCGGTCCGTCTGATCGCTGCCGTTGCCATGGGCTTCGCCATCTCGGGGATGCATTATTCGGCGATGCATGGCGCCATATTCGAGATGGTCGACGGGACGCTGCCAGTACCGGATTCCAACAGCTTCGACCTGTTCGCGCTGGCGCTGGCGGTCATCGCTTCAACCTTCCTTATCCTGTTTCTCGCGTTGATCGCAGCGATGTACGACCGCCGCCTGGCGAGCATGTCGGAGCGGGAGACCCAGGCCCTGCGTCAGAGCGAGGAACGCTTCCGCTCGCTTTACAGCCGTACGCCGCTGCCGCTGTATCAGCTCGATGGCGCCGGACGGCTGCGCTACGTCAGTGAGTCCTGGCTGGAGCTGATGGGGTTCGAACACGAGCAGGTGATCGGGCGCAGGCTGTCGGAATTCATGACCGAGGTCTCCGCGCACAAGGCGATCCATGATGACTGGCCGCATCTGCTGGACACCGGCGTCATTCACGATGCCGAGTACCAGATGGTCACCGCGCACGGCACGCTGATCGACGTGCTGGCTTCCGGACGTGTCGAACGTGACCATACCGGTTTCATCGTGCTGGGTGGGCTCAACAACGTGACCGAGCGGCGGCTCGCAGAGCAGGCGCTGCGTCAGGCCCAGAAGCTTGAAGCAATCGGCAAGCTGACTGGCGGGGTCGCCCATGACTTCAACAACCTGCTCGCGGTGGTAGTCGGCAATCTCGAACTGTTGCAAAAGCGGCTGGGGGGCGATGCGCGGGCGCGGTCGCTCATCGAGAACGCGGTGCAGGGCGCCAAACGCGGCGTGACGCTCACACAGCGTATGCTCGCCTTCGCGCGCAAGCAGGAGCTGAGGCCGGTTCCGGTCTCGCTCGCCGACCTGCTGGAAGGCATGAGCGATCTGCTTCAGCGCTCCGTCGGCCCCACTGTGCATATCGAGATGCAAGTTCCCCGTGACCTGCCCAACGCCTTCGTCGATGCCAATCAACTCGAACTGGTGCTGATCAATCTGGTGGTCAACTCGCGCGACGCGATGCCTGATGGCGGGACGGTGCGCATCGGCGCCGGCTTCGTTCGACAGGCGGTCAGTTCGATTGCGCCCGTGAACCATGAATTCATCTGCCTGACGGTGCGCGACAACGGCACGGGCATGGATGCTGATGAGCTGGCGCGTGCCACCGAGCCGTTCTTCACCACCAAGGGCATCGGCAAGGGCACTGGCCTCGGCCTGTCCATGGCGCAGGGTCTGGCTGAGCAATCGGGTGGACGGCTGGTGCTGCAGAGCGAGCCGGGGCAGGGCACTACGGTAGAGCTGTGGCTCCCCGTTGCCACCGCCCAGCAAAGCGTCGCGGCGAAGGACGACGCACTCGATACTGCCCCGGATTCCCTTGGGCCGCCTGCGCCGTTGAATATTCTGGTGGTGGACGACGACTCCCTGGTTCTCGCCAACACGGCGGCAATGCTCGAGGATCTGGGACACGTCGTCCAGCTTGCCTCGTCGGCCATCACGGCGCTGGCGCTGATTCGTGCGGGTCGTTCGCCTGACCTGGTCATAACCGATGAAGCCATGCCTTCGATGAGCGGAAGCAGGCTTGCCGCCATTCTCGAAACCGAGCGACCGACGCTTGCGGTGTTGCTGGTCAGCGGCTTTGCCGAGTTCCATGGTGGGCTGCCCGATACGTTGCCCCGCCTGGCCAAGCCATTCACTCAGGTAGAACTTTCCCGAGCGGTAAACGATACGGTAAGAATCAAGTCCAACTCGCTACCGATACAGTAA
- a CDS encoding antibiotic biosynthesis monooxygenase family protein has protein sequence MKFVFEVRVKPGYTVEEYAEAWVRASEVIQQTPGALGTRLHRKIGEPDTLLAIASWESKGARDAKDDNRDEMVRAIMAKHARFCEFRLVGEFEEPEWEVLPTGRSAIDPV, from the coding sequence ATGAAGTTCGTCTTCGAGGTTCGCGTCAAGCCAGGTTACACGGTGGAGGAATACGCCGAAGCCTGGGTGAGGGCCAGTGAGGTCATCCAGCAGACGCCTGGGGCGTTGGGCACCCGCTTGCATCGCAAGATCGGCGAGCCGGACACGCTGCTCGCCATTGCCAGTTGGGAGTCCAAGGGAGCCCGCGACGCGAAGGACGACAACCGCGATGAAATGGTGCGGGCGATCATGGCCAAGCACGCCCGGTTTTGCGAGTTCCGCCTGGTAGGCGAGTTCGAGGAACCGGAATGGGAGGTGCTTCCAACGGGGCGTTCCGCTATCGATCCGGTCTGA
- a CDS encoding DUF2069 domain-containing protein: MARADKPLPSMAYLVPRVRVTRVLSAVSYVGLLLSLFIFNALIADLHGANPVIILGVLLLPLLIFAPGIAIGHVRTHAWLMFAINLYFIHGVLTCFQEGRLAYGLLLVGFSVMYFIAAMGYVRWSFQAARVSAGER; encoded by the coding sequence GTGGCCAGAGCTGACAAGCCGCTACCGAGCATGGCGTATCTGGTCCCGCGCGTGCGCGTGACCCGGGTGCTATCGGCCGTCAGCTATGTTGGCCTGCTGCTGAGCCTGTTCATATTCAATGCGCTGATCGCCGACCTGCACGGCGCCAACCCGGTGATCATTCTCGGGGTGTTGCTGCTCCCGCTGTTGATCTTCGCTCCGGGAATCGCCATAGGGCACGTTCGGACCCACGCGTGGCTGATGTTTGCGATCAACCTGTACTTCATTCATGGGGTGCTGACCTGCTTTCAGGAGGGTCGACTGGCTTACGGACTGCTGTTGGTGGGTTTCAGCGTGATGTATTTCATCGCCGCAATGGGCTATGTGCGATGGTCGTTCCAGGCTGCCCGCGTTTCCGCAGGCGAGCGTTGA